One window of Theropithecus gelada isolate Dixy chromosome 4, Tgel_1.0, whole genome shotgun sequence genomic DNA carries:
- the SLC22A1 gene encoding solute carrier family 22 member 1 isoform X2 — translation MPTVDDILEQVGEFGWFQKQAFLTLCLLSAAFAPVAVGVVFLGFTPDHRCQSPGVAELSQRCGWSHAEELNYTVPGRGPLDEAFLSQCRRYEVDWNQSALSCVDPLASLATNRSHLPLGPCQDGWVYDTPGSSIVTEFNLVCADSWKLDLFQSCLNAGFLFGSLGIGYIADRFGRKLCLLGTVLVNAVSGVLMAFAPNYISMLLFRLLQGLVSKGNWMAGYTLITEFVGSGSRRTVAIMYQMAFTMGLVALTGLAYILPHWRWLQLAVSLPTFLFLLYYWCVPESPRWLLSQKRNTQAIKIMDHIAQKNGKLPPADLKMLSLEQDVTEKLSPSFADLFRTPCLRKRTFILMYLWFTASVVYQGLILHMGATSGNLYLDFLYSALVEFPGAFITLITIDRVGRIYPTAVSNLLAGAACLVMIFISPDLHWLNIILMCVGRMGITIAFQMICLVNAELYPTFVRGVGPACRGSDATSSGDQGGCFARDHEGRREPWQKSKAQRKHDLP, via the exons atgcccaccGTGGATGACATTCTGGAGCAGGTTGGGGAGTTTGGCTGGTTCCAGAAGCAAGCCTTCCTCACCCTATGCCTACTGTCAGCTGCCTTTGCGCCTGTTGCTGTGGGCGTCGTCTTCCTGGGCTTCACACCTGACCACCGCTGCCAGAGCCCTGGGGTGGCTGAGCTGAGCCAGCGCTGTGGCTGGAGCCATGCGGAGGAGCTAAACTATACAGTTCCAGGCCGAGGGCCTTTGGACGAGGCCTTCCTTAGCCAGTGCAGGCGCTATGAAGTGGACTGGAACCAGAGTGCCCTCAGCTGCGTAGACCCCCTGGCTAGCCTGGCCACCAACAGGAGCCACCTGCCGCTGGGCCCCTGCCAGGATGGTTGGGTGTATGACACTCCTGGCTCCTCTATCGTCACCGAG TTCAACCTGGTGTGTGCTGACTCCTGGAAGCTGGACCTCTTTCAGTCCTGTTTGAATGCGGGCTTCTTGTTTGGCTCTCTGGGCATTGGCTACATTGCAGACAG GTTTGGCCGTAAGCTGTGTCTCCTGGGTACCGTGCTGGTCAACGCCGTGTCGGGTGTGCTCATGGCCTTTGCGCCCAACTACATATCCATGCTGCTCTTCCGCCTGCTGCAGGGCCTGGTCAGCAAGGGCAACTGGATGGCCGGCTACACCCTAA TCACAGAATTTGTTGGCTCGGGCTCCAGAAGAACGGTGGCGATCATGTACCAGATGGCCTTCACGATGGGGCTGGTGGCGCTTACCGGGCTGGCCTACATCCTGCCTCACTGGCGCTGGCTGCAGCTGGCAGTCTCCCTGCCCACCTTCCTCTTCCTGCTCTACTACTG GTGTGTGCCGGAGTCTCCTCGGTGGCTGTTatcacaaaaaagaaacactCAAGCAATAAAGATCATGGACCACATCGCTCAAAAGAATGGGAAGCTGCCTCCTGCTGATTTAAAG aTGCTCTCCCTCGAACAGGATGTCACCGAAAAGCTGAGCCCTTCGTTTGCAGATCTGTTCCGCACGCCATGCCTGAGGAAGCGCACCTTCATCCTGATGTACCTGTG GTTCACCGCCTCTGTGGTCTATCAGGGGCTGATCCTGCACATGGGCGCTACCAGCGGGAACCTCTACCTGGATTTCCTTTACTCCGCGCTGGTCGAATTCCCGGGGGCCTTCATCACCCTCATCACCATTGACCGCGTGGGCCGCATCTACCCCACAGCCGTGTCAAATCTGTTGGCGGGAGCAGCCTGCCTtgtcatgatttttatttcaccTG ACCTGCACTGGTTAAACATCATACTCATGTGTGTTGGCCGAATGGGAATCACCATTGCATTCCAAATGATCTGCCTGGTGAATGCTGAGCTGTACCCTACATTTGTCAG